AGGATCTGGCCCTCTTCCGTCTCGCCCAGGCTGGCGATCACCGGAATGGAACCGGCGCGCAGGCTGGCTTCGATCGGCGCGAGGTTGATGCTGCTGACCTTACCCACGAGACCGTAGGTGTCGCGATCCAGATAGCTTGCCGTGAACACACCCGACAGCACCGAGGTGGCGCGCGTATCCATGGTCTGCAGTGCCTCGACCAGACGCAGGTTCTGGTCCTGGAACACTTTACGCACGATGGAGAGCGCCCTGGGCGTGGTCACGCGCAGACCGTTCACCGTGTGCTTCTCGATGCCGGCGGCCGACAGCTCTTCGTCCAACTGTGGACCGGCGCCATGCAACACGATGGGCGTCAGGCCGACCTGCTGCAGGAAGGTCAGCGAGGACGTAAGTGCCGGCAGATCGTCGCGCAGCACCGCGCCGCCGACCTTCACCACGGCAAAGCGCTTGGCGTCGAGCTGCGAGAAGCGCTTGAGGTATTGCTGGATCTCCTTCGCACTGCCCATGCTCGAAAGCAGGCGAACGATGGTTTTCCGGGTGTGCTTGTGGGCTTCCACTGTTGCTTAGCTCTTGTCGATGATGCGATGAATGGTGTCGGCGTAGTGCTTCAGCTGTTCGAGCGAGACCCACTCGTCGGCGGTATGCGCCTGCGCGATGTCGCCGGGGCCGTAAACGAAACTGATGTAGCCAGCGGCGGAGAACAGGGCCGCCTCTGTCCAGAAGTCCACGGCATTGCCGATGGGAATGTTGAGCTCGTCCGCCAGGTCCCGCGCGGCCAGACGACGGGCTTCCGCAGTGGCCGTGTCACCGGCCGGTAGCGAATCACCGCGGAACAGCTCCTCGAACGACACCGGCTGCGGCTCGACCAGCGTGCGGAAGGTCTGCAGCAACTGATCTGGCGCCATGGTCGGCAGCGGACGAAAACCAAAACGCACCTCCGCCGACGGGGCGATCATGTTCGCCTTGATGCCGCCGTCCACGCGGCCAATGTTGAAGCGCAGACCGGTGAGTCCACCGAAGCGCTCGTGGGCCTGTTTATCCACGTAATCCAGCGCTGCCGCGCTCCAGCGTACCGCCTGATGCACGGCGCTGTCGCTGGGCTTCTGCTCGCCCGAGGCATGCCCTGCACTGCCCTTGAAGCGCATATGCACGGAATGGATGCCACGGTGCGCAAGAACCGCTTCGCCCTTGGTCGGCTCGGCCACGATGATGGCGTCGTACGCGGGCTTGTCCTTGAGGAAGCCGGCGATGCAACGCGGATCGTTCGCTTCCTCATCGGTCGAAAGCAGCAGCGCCATGTCGCCCTGGGTGACGTTGGCGACCGCCACCAAGGCAGCGGCCGCACCCTTGATGTCGCAGGCACCGAGGCCAATGGCGCGATCTTCCGTTACGCGAAGCTCGTGCGGGCTCGCCGTCCAGTGCGGCGAATCCGGCACCGTATCCAAGTGCACGTTGAACAGCACCTTGGGGTTTCCACGCACGGCATACAGCGTCACAGCGCCTGCGCCGTAATCGGTCACGCTGACGTCGAAGCCCGGCAGGTTCTCCCGCAGGTAATCGAAGATGCCGCCGGTGCCAATTTCGCGCGGCGGATTGCGCGTGTCGTAGCTGACCAGCGCGCGAAGATGTCGAAGGGTGTCGTCGAGTAGTGCGCTCATGAAGTCCGTCGTAATAGATGCGTCGCCGGGCCCGTCAGAAACGAGCCAGCTGGTAGATGTCCGGCCGATAGATTTCCATCAGCGTCTCGGGACGTGAAGGCACGGTAAAACCGTGCCGGGCGTAAAGCTCATGAGCATCGAAGGTGGCCAGCGTGAAACGGCGCAACCCTTGGAGATCCGGATGCTCCAACACCGCATCCACCATGAGCTTGCCGTAAGCCTTGCCGCGATGATCGGGCAGTACAAACACGTCGACCAGGTTGGCGAATGTCGCAAAGTCAGAAATGACTCGCGCAAACGCCACCTGATTGCCGCTCACGTAGCCGCCAAAGCACAGCGAGTGTTCGATGGACCGACGCACCGTCGACAGTGGAATGCCTTGCGCCCAGGTGGACCCGGTCGAAAGAAACCCATGAATCAGCGCCAGATCGAGCTGATTCTTGTCGGTGGAGATGTGCAGGTTCTCGTCCATCACGCCGTGCTCCTGACTGTGCTTAGCCGCGATTGATTTCCGCCCACAGCGTGCTGCTCATGCCGAACAGCTTGATGAAACCTTCAGCCTCTTCCACACCCCAGTCCGCCGACTGGGCGTAGGTCGCGCCCTTGGCATTGAGGATGTGCGGAGAACGGACTTCCACCGCCGTGACCTGCGCACCCGAGGTCTCCAGCACCACTTCGCCGTTGACGGTGCTCTGGCTGGAAGCCAGGTACGCTTCGAGGTCGGTCTTGATCGGATCGTGGAAGAAACCTTCGTAAACCACTTCCACCCACTTGCGCGCCACTTCCGGCTTGAAGCGGTTCTGCTGCTTGGTCAGCACAGCTTCTTCCAGCGCACGATGTGCGGCGAGCAGCGAGATCAGGCCTGGCGCTTCGTACACGATGCGGCCCTTGAGGCCGATGGTGGTGTCGCCGGTATACATGCCGCGACCCACGCCGTACGGCGCAAACAGTTCATTGAGCTTGGCCAGCAAGTTCGCGCCCGGCAGCTTCTCGCCATTGAGCGACACCGCCTCACCCTTCTCGAAGCCAAGGGTGATCGTGAGCTTTTCGGACGGCCATTCGGAACGCGGCTTGCACCAGCCACGTGCGCCCTCGCCCGGGGTCTTCCAATGGTCGATCTCGCCACCGGAAAGCGTCACGCCCAAGAGGTTCTCGTTGATGGTGTAGCTCTTCTGCTTGGCGCGAACTTCAAAGCCACGCTCTTCCAGATAGGCTTGCTCGTAAGCGCGCGTCTGCGTGTGTTCCTTCTGGATCTCGCGGATCGGCGCCACGATCTGGTAGTCGCCCAGCGCCTTCACGGCCAGGTCGAAACGGACCTGGTCATTGCCCATGCCGGTGCAACCGTGCGCGATGGCTTTGGTGCCCAGTTCCTTGGCGCGTGCGATGGCCGCGTCCACGATCAGGTAGCGGTCGGACACCAGCAGCGGGTACTGGCCCTGGTAGGC
This genomic window from Dyella terrae contains:
- a CDS encoding acetylornithine deacetylase, translating into MSALLDDTLRHLRALVSYDTRNPPREIGTGGIFDYLRENLPGFDVSVTDYGAGAVTLYAVRGNPKVLFNVHLDTVPDSPHWTASPHELRVTEDRAIGLGACDIKGAAAALVAVANVTQGDMALLLSTDEEANDPRCIAGFLKDKPAYDAIIVAEPTKGEAVLAHRGIHSVHMRFKGSAGHASGEQKPSDSAVHQAVRWSAAALDYVDKQAHERFGGLTGLRFNIGRVDGGIKANMIAPSAEVRFGFRPLPTMAPDQLLQTFRTLVEPQPVSFEELFRGDSLPAGDTATAEARRLAARDLADELNIPIGNAVDFWTEAALFSAAGYISFVYGPGDIAQAHTADEWVSLEQLKHYADTIHRIIDKS
- a CDS encoding GNAT family N-acetyltransferase, with product MDENLHISTDKNQLDLALIHGFLSTGSTWAQGIPLSTVRRSIEHSLCFGGYVSGNQVAFARVISDFATFANLVDVFVLPDHRGKAYGKLMVDAVLEHPDLQGLRRFTLATFDAHELYARHGFTVPSRPETLMEIYRPDIYQLARF
- a CDS encoding argininosuccinate synthase, with protein sequence MSKDIVLAFSGGLDTSFCVPYLKERGWAVHTVFADTGGVDAEERAYIEQRAKELGVASHVTVDGGPAIWNGFVKPFVQAGEAYQGQYPLLVSDRYLIVDAAIARAKELGTKAIAHGCTGMGNDQVRFDLAVKALGDYQIVAPIREIQKEHTQTRAYEQAYLEERGFEVRAKQKSYTINENLLGVTLSGGEIDHWKTPGEGARGWCKPRSEWPSEKLTITLGFEKGEAVSLNGEKLPGANLLAKLNELFAPYGVGRGMYTGDTTIGLKGRIVYEAPGLISLLAAHRALEEAVLTKQQNRFKPEVARKWVEVVYEGFFHDPIKTDLEAYLASSQSTVNGEVVLETSGAQVTAVEVRSPHILNAKGATYAQSADWGVEEAEGFIKLFGMSSTLWAEINRG